The genomic stretch AACCGGATGTCCTCAAGGACGTGGTTGGTGGCCAGGTGGATTTCGTCGAGGAAAAAAGACCTTCCTCCATGATCCGATAGACTGACCGACCCCCCCACTCCCCAAAACAAAGTGAGAAAAGATGTGCACATTGCTCCGGCATTCCCAGAGGTTGCAGATTGTTCAATCTGCGAAGATAGGACCTGATTTCAGGCAGGATAGAGTGAGCATTGACAGCGGTGTGGGCGCCGTGGTTCGACTTTCGCCACGCGCTGACGGGCGTCGGCCATCGGGTCAGGGTATCTCTCTACGTGGTGAGCCGGGTCCCGGCGACCGCCTTCTCCAGGACGAATATCTTCCAGCCTATGTACCTGCGTTCCCTGCTCAGGTACGAGACTTTCTCCTTGTGCTTGCGTTCCCAGTGCGCACGCGCCTCCGGATCATCCGGGTGCAGAGCCAGGTTGCGATGCAGTGCCAGCCACTGTAGCGATTCGTACCTGTCCCAGTCCGGCAGCGACGCCTCTACCATGTAGGTGAGGTCATACCCATTGCGCTCGATGATCTCCAGCAGCTCCCGGTCCGTGCGCAACACGATCTCGGACGCGACTTCGTCGCGATAAGCCTGCGCACCCTCGCATTCGTTGAGCGTGGCTTCGCCGATAGCCAGAACGCCTCCGTCGGCCAGACACGACCCGAGCGCCTCGATCGTGTCCTCAAACGACCCAAAGATGAAGGTCGCCCCGATGCACAGGGCCACGT from Clostridia bacterium encodes the following:
- a CDS encoding class I SAM-dependent methyltransferase, with product MDRFEFYSTSHSFHRFMNPTNIDKLMELGWACRLELRQGAPEAWRLANINDGLFPDAAVTRSATGVEKRVLDVGCGKGGLTFLLVENFLARCLGVDLSPGEIRQAEARRRLSAFANKVQFVRADGREYTRALASKGDRFDVALCIGATFIFGSFEDTIEALGSCLADGGVLAIGEATLNECEGAQAYRDEVASEIVLRTDRELLEIIERNGYDLTYMVEASLPDWDRYESLQWLALHRNLALHPDDPEARAHWERKHKEKVSYLSRERRYIGWKIFVLEKAVAGTRLTT